One genomic segment of Candidatus Schekmanbacteria bacterium includes these proteins:
- a CDS encoding DegT/DnrJ/EryC1/StrS aminotransferase family protein — protein MTIKNPIPHSKPCLGKDEISAAIRVIKSGMLSSGEEVQKFESEFKKYISVKYASAVNSGTSALHLALLALNIKAGDEVIIPTFVCTALLNAVNYTGATPVIADVSPDDGNIMLQDVKKKLTRRTKAIIVPHMFGSPADIKGIASLGVPVIEDCAQAIGAEQSNRKAGGIGQISIFSFYATKMMTTAEGGMVLSNDRKLIDKVNDLRSYDHRDDYKVRFNYKMTDIAAAIGRCQLLKIESFIKSRRAIADYYRQKIKSDNLFHPAEKSGTRHVFFRYVIRLNKMTAINTVARFKRLGVNTELPLYLPLHRYLGLDNKNYLGAEKLYREALSIPIYPALKKIEMNKVASSAKEIIIG, from the coding sequence ATGACAATTAAAAATCCCATTCCTCATTCAAAGCCCTGTTTAGGGAAGGATGAGATATCTGCCGCAATCCGTGTAATAAAAAGCGGAATGTTATCTTCAGGGGAAGAAGTTCAAAAATTCGAAAGCGAATTCAAAAAATACATAAGCGTAAAATATGCATCTGCTGTAAACAGCGGGACTTCGGCATTGCATCTCGCCCTGCTTGCTCTCAACATCAAAGCAGGAGACGAGGTGATAATCCCGACATTTGTATGCACTGCACTTTTAAATGCAGTTAACTACACAGGGGCAACGCCGGTCATAGCAGATGTTTCTCCCGATGATGGGAATATCATGCTTCAGGATGTAAAAAAGAAACTGACAAGAAGGACAAAGGCGATAATCGTGCCGCACATGTTCGGCTCGCCTGCTGATATAAAGGGCATCGCATCATTGGGAGTCCCTGTGATTGAAGACTGCGCACAGGCTATAGGAGCTGAGCAGAGCAACCGCAAGGCAGGGGGAATTGGGCAAATATCAATCTTCTCTTTTTATGCAACAAAGATGATGACAACCGCAGAAGGGGGAATGGTCCTCTCCAATGACAGAAAATTAATAGATAAAGTAAATGACCTTCGCTCCTATGATCACAGGGACGACTACAAAGTACGCTTTAATTATAAGATGACTGACATTGCCGCAGCAATAGGGAGATGCCAACTTCTAAAAATAGAGTCTTTTATAAAAAGCAGAAGAGCAATCGCAGACTATTACAGACAAAAAATTAAATCTGATAACTTATTCCATCCGGCAGAAAAATCCGGGACAAGACATGTATTCTTCAGATACGTGATAAGGCTTAACAAGATGACCGCTATCAATACTGTTGCACGGTTTAAGAGATTGGGTGTAAACACTGAGCTTCCGCTTTATCTTCCTTTACATAGATACCTCGGACTGGACAATAAAAATTACCTCGGAGCAGAAAAGCTTTACCGCGAGGCTTTATCAATTCCCATCTATCCGGCTCTTAAAAAGATAGAAATGAATAAGGTCGCAAGCTCGGCAAAGGAGATAATTATTGGATAA
- a CDS encoding glycosyltransferase family 4 protein, producing the protein MKPVKVLHVITRLDRGGSAENTLITVMNLDRGKYTPSLLYGLTLSPDVKYFEKAKESASEFSCIPDLVRKISPLHDLKAFYQIYSFIKKGNYQILHTHSSKAGILGRWAGWLAGVPVIVHTPHGHVFYGYYVPLVSKLFVWAEKISALITDRIITLTERGKKEHIRFGVAKPDKFIPIHSGVDIGLIQRTDADKTSQCPKSHISLRETLSMPAGAIVAASMGRLSRVKGYEYFIKAGIILSKKYDDIYFAIAGEGELRENLEQIIKNAGAAERFKFAGWREDIGNFLNGADIFVLSSLNEGMGKAIVEAMAAGLPVVGTDVGGISEIVVEGETGFIVPPGNAEAIADRIERLYLDKNLRSSMGERGRERAALYDTHSMVRKVESLYEEVLKEKKLQ; encoded by the coding sequence ATGAAACCGGTAAAAGTCCTTCATGTCATAACAAGGCTTGACAGGGGAGGCTCAGCAGAGAACACGCTAATCACGGTCATGAACCTTGACAGGGGTAAATACACCCCATCACTTCTCTATGGGCTTACGCTCTCTCCTGACGTTAAATACTTTGAAAAGGCAAAGGAGTCAGCATCGGAATTTTCATGTATCCCGGATCTGGTAAGAAAGATAAGTCCTCTCCATGATTTAAAAGCTTTTTATCAGATTTACTCATTCATAAAAAAGGGGAACTACCAGATTCTTCACACTCACAGCTCAAAGGCAGGGATACTGGGGAGATGGGCTGGCTGGCTGGCTGGGGTACCAGTTATAGTTCACACACCGCACGGCCATGTTTTTTATGGATATTACGTACCTCTTGTATCAAAGTTGTTCGTATGGGCTGAAAAGATATCAGCTCTTATCACAGACAGGATCATCACACTTACAGAACGGGGGAAAAAAGAACATATCCGCTTCGGCGTCGCCAAGCCTGATAAATTCATACCGATCCACAGCGGTGTGGATATTGGATTAATACAGAGAACTGATGCTGATAAAACCAGCCAATGCCCAAAATCCCATATATCATTGAGAGAAACACTTTCCATGCCTGCTGGCGCAATAGTTGCGGCAAGTATGGGAAGGTTAAGCAGAGTTAAAGGTTATGAATATTTCATAAAAGCAGGTATTATACTTTCTAAAAAATATGATGATATCTACTTCGCTATTGCAGGAGAAGGGGAACTGAGAGAAAATCTGGAACAAATAATAAAAAATGCCGGAGCTGCTGAAAGATTTAAATTTGCAGGATGGCGTGAAGATATAGGAAATTTTCTTAATGGTGCAGACATCTTTGTTCTTTCTTCCCTTAATGAAGGAATGGGAAAAGCCATAGTGGAAGCCATGGCAGCAGGCCTTCCCGTGGTTGGCACCGATGTTGGAGGAATAAGTGAAATAGTAGTTGAGGGTGAAACCGGATTTATAGTACCTCCCGGAAACGCAGAAGCAATAGCTGACAGGATAGAAAGGCTTTATCTTGATAAAAATCTCCGCTCATCTATGGGAGAAAGGGGAAGAGAAAGAGCAGCGCTATACGACACACATTCCATGGTAAGAAAGGTTGAATCGTTATATGAAGAAGTGCTCAAAGAAAAAAAATTACAATAG
- a CDS encoding WbqC family protein gives MILAAHQPQYLPWLGYFEKIYRSDIFVFLDNVQYKKNEWQNRNRIKTDTGPAWLTVPVHYRFPQKIMEVTIDENSHWQKKHIASLELNYSNTSFFKKYFASIQKIIKSRWGYLSALNIALIEELMSCLGIFKRTMIASKIGEFPEDPDERLISLCRMYEADTYLAGEGGKNYMDLNKYSDAGIKVIFQEYRHPVYKQKFDDFLSHLSAVDLLFNCGSESLSILTGGNK, from the coding sequence ATGATACTTGCAGCACACCAGCCTCAGTACCTCCCCTGGCTTGGTTATTTTGAAAAGATTTACAGAAGCGACATCTTCGTTTTTCTTGACAATGTCCAGTATAAAAAAAATGAATGGCAAAACCGCAACCGCATAAAGACAGACACCGGTCCTGCATGGCTCACAGTGCCGGTGCATTACAGGTTCCCCCAGAAGATTATGGAAGTAACAATTGATGAAAATTCTCATTGGCAGAAAAAACATATCGCATCTTTGGAACTTAACTATTCAAACACATCATTTTTTAAAAAATACTTTGCCTCCATACAGAAAATAATAAAAAGCCGGTGGGGATATTTAAGCGCTCTCAATATCGCTTTAATAGAAGAGCTGATGAGCTGTCTTGGCATATTCAAAAGAACTATGATAGCATCAAAAATTGGAGAGTTTCCCGAAGACCCGGATGAAAGGCTTATAAGCTTATGCAGGATGTATGAAGCAGACACATACCTTGCCGGTGAAGGCGGGAAAAATTATATGGACCTGAATAAATACAGCGACGCAGGAATAAAAGTCATTTTTCAGGAATACAGGCACCCTGTTTACAAGCAGAAGTTTGATGATTTTCTTTCCCATCTTTCAGCCGTTGACCTTCTCTTCAACTGCGGCAGCGAAAGCCTTTCAATTCTGACAGGAGGAAATAAATGA
- a CDS encoding O-antigen ligase family protein: MNRAISSTNITLAFTIAISLIAAIGISVLVPVKSFLIAMIILIAVVSFISNEVALILVIFSMLLSPEITLGTLGPQTESARSITIRAEDILLILLGLIWFTKTAIHKELGLITRTPLNKPIFIYIGVCFISTLFGVFAGDVKFLTGVFYVLKYFEYFVLYFIVVNNIDEPKHINHIIHAVFITCAVICIYGIYQIPGGKRVSAPFEGETGEPNTLGGYLLIMFFLSAGVFLFSRYRRERVLAAGLLLIIVFPFLFTLSRTSYLAFIPAAIVFIISIRKRVIVLIAVLLVIIVTPYFLPTPVTERLEYTFHQKPEHGQYKIGNIKLDTSTSERLKTWIESTDDFLKHPLLGFGITGYKFRDAQYVRALLETGLIGLAAFINLLFNLFRESIRIYRNLPSNSYKGLTLGYIAGLTALTVHSIGANTFIIIRIMEPFWLVTGLIISLGHIKTENKLPEDTRIM, encoded by the coding sequence ATGAACCGGGCAATAAGTTCCACTAATATAACATTAGCATTTACAATAGCCATATCGCTCATCGCAGCCATAGGCATATCTGTCCTTGTGCCGGTAAAATCCTTTTTGATAGCCATGATAATCCTGATAGCTGTTGTTTCTTTTATCAGCAACGAAGTCGCACTTATACTCGTTATATTTTCAATGTTACTGTCTCCTGAAATAACACTTGGAACCCTTGGCCCGCAGACCGAATCAGCCAGAAGCATAACCATCAGGGCTGAAGACATATTGCTTATTCTCCTGGGGCTCATCTGGTTTACCAAGACTGCAATCCACAAAGAACTCGGGCTCATCACAAGGACACCTTTGAATAAACCTATTTTTATTTATATCGGCGTCTGCTTCATTTCTACTCTTTTTGGAGTCTTTGCAGGTGATGTGAAGTTTCTAACCGGAGTATTCTATGTTCTGAAATATTTCGAATATTTTGTTCTCTATTTCATAGTGGTCAACAACATAGACGAACCAAAACATATAAACCATATCATACACGCTGTTTTCATCACATGCGCCGTTATATGCATTTACGGAATATACCAGATACCGGGAGGGAAGAGAGTCAGTGCCCCCTTTGAAGGTGAAACCGGTGAACCCAATACCCTTGGCGGTTATCTTTTAATCATGTTTTTTCTGTCTGCAGGAGTTTTTCTATTTTCAAGATACAGGAGAGAGAGAGTGCTTGCTGCCGGTCTTTTACTGATAATAGTATTCCCATTTCTGTTTACTCTCTCGAGAACTTCTTATCTTGCATTTATCCCGGCTGCGATAGTTTTCATAATTTCCATAAGAAAAAGAGTAATAGTACTCATAGCAGTTCTTCTTGTTATTATTGTTACCCCTTACTTTCTTCCAACACCTGTCACAGAAAGGCTGGAATACACTTTTCACCAGAAACCGGAGCATGGACAATACAAGATAGGCAACATTAAACTTGATACTTCGACATCTGAAAGACTTAAAACATGGATAGAAAGCACTGACGATTTTCTCAAACATCCTCTTCTTGGCTTTGGGATTACAGGCTATAAATTCAGGGATGCCCAGTATGTGAGGGCATTGCTCGAAACAGGTCTTATAGGTCTCGCAGCTTTCATTAATCTTCTTTTCAATCTTTTCAGGGAAAGCATAAGGATATACAGGAATCTTCCTTCAAACAGCTATAAAGGACTTACGCTGGGCTATATCGCGGGATTGACTGCACTCACAGTCCACAGCATCGGGGCGAACACCTTCATAATAATCAGAATAATGGAGCCATTCTGGCTTGTGACAGGTCTTATAATATCGCTCGGGCACATAAAGACAGAAAACAAACTTCCTGAAGACACCAGGATAATGTGA
- a CDS encoding undecaprenyl/decaprenyl-phosphate alpha-N-acetylglucosaminyl 1-phosphate transferase: MDKKSRQIDITYPLYIPALIAFLILVLPATKFWFNSVGHRWVYVLLFSSLLTYLLVPLAQLVAIKEMFLDLPDHARKLHMKGTPLLGGLSIFVSFIVSLAVNYIFSKELVGILIAVSLIIIIGLLDVKFHLRAAYRLLVQIAATAIVIYTGTVLTIFPSHTPLWYLNIPFTFLWILGLTNAMNFFDGMDGLAAGISVIISTFIGILAYQNHQPFLGWTAIAIVGGCLGFLPYNLKLKGDASIFLGDSGSNFLGFVLACMAINGDWSENSIVVSALAPVLIFSVLIYDMFYITIDRYMTGKIHNFTEWVEYTGRDHLHHRLDALLHGKRKTVHFIFLLNIGLGCSALALRNADTVDSIILVVQSVVFLTIVTILERIGNKIRLNGESQKNRHPENND, translated from the coding sequence TTGGATAAGAAGAGCCGCCAGATAGATATAACATATCCACTATATATCCCGGCTTTAATCGCCTTCCTGATCCTTGTATTGCCGGCAACAAAATTCTGGTTTAACAGCGTTGGGCACAGGTGGGTTTATGTTCTCCTTTTTTCATCACTGCTGACTTATCTCCTTGTCCCTCTGGCACAGTTGGTTGCTATAAAAGAGATGTTCCTTGATCTGCCAGACCACGCGCGCAAGCTCCACATGAAAGGAACTCCGCTTTTGGGAGGGCTTTCCATATTTGTATCATTCATTGTTTCACTTGCTGTGAATTATATTTTTTCAAAAGAGCTTGTAGGGATATTAATAGCCGTTTCTCTCATAATTATTATTGGACTGCTGGACGTTAAATTCCATCTCAGGGCTGCATACAGACTTTTAGTTCAGATAGCTGCTACTGCAATCGTTATATACACAGGAACTGTGCTCACCATCTTTCCTTCCCATACTCCGCTCTGGTATCTCAATATTCCGTTTACGTTCCTCTGGATACTTGGGCTTACAAATGCGATGAATTTCTTTGATGGGATGGACGGGCTTGCTGCGGGAATCTCTGTGATAATCTCAACATTTATAGGCATCCTTGCCTATCAGAACCATCAGCCCTTTCTCGGCTGGACCGCCATAGCAATTGTAGGAGGATGCCTTGGCTTTCTTCCATACAATCTGAAATTAAAGGGCGATGCTTCAATCTTTCTTGGAGACAGCGGCTCGAATTTCTTGGGCTTTGTCCTTGCCTGCATGGCAATAAACGGGGACTGGTCTGAAAACAGTATCGTGGTCTCAGCCCTTGCCCCTGTACTCATATTCAGCGTCCTCATATATGACATGTTCTATATAACCATAGACAGGTACATGACCGGAAAAATACATAATTTCACAGAATGGGTTGAATACACCGGGCGCGACCATCTCCATCACAGACTCGATGCTCTCCTTCACGGAAAAAGAAAAACCGTTCATTTCATTTTTCTTCTAAATATAGGGTTGGGCTGTTCCGCCCTTGCACTTCGAAATGCTGACACAGTAGACTCGATTATCCTTGTAGTGCAGTCAGTGGTTTTTCTTACAATCGTGACAATCCTTGAAAGGATCGGGAATAAAATAAGACTGAATGGAGAGTCACAAAAAAACAGACATCCGGAAAATAACGATTAA
- a CDS encoding PIG-L family deacetylase, with protein MRILAIGSHPDDIEVGCGGTLTKYSKEGHEIYLLVMTEGEQGGTEKLRKTEQEKAAKLVKAKKLFWGKSKDTEIHANLETIQTIEKIIKTINPVFIFTHYPDDTHQDHRHLSSAVTSAARYTKNVLFYEGPTTHGFQPTIFIDINEVLEEKVALVKAHASQVERTNISGLSIVDIVLSSANFRGVQGRVKNAEAFVPVRMFINITE; from the coding sequence ATGAGAATCCTTGCTATCGGGTCGCATCCGGATGACATTGAAGTCGGATGCGGCGGCACACTTACAAAATACTCGAAAGAAGGACATGAGATATACCTTCTTGTAATGACCGAAGGAGAACAGGGAGGTACGGAAAAACTGAGGAAAACCGAGCAGGAAAAAGCCGCAAAACTGGTTAAAGCAAAAAAACTGTTCTGGGGAAAATCAAAGGACACAGAGATTCATGCAAACCTTGAAACTATTCAGACAATAGAAAAAATAATTAAAACCATAAATCCTGTTTTTATTTTTACACATTACCCTGATGACACTCATCAGGACCACAGGCATTTAAGCAGTGCCGTGACATCTGCCGCCCGCTATACCAAGAATGTCCTTTTCTACGAAGGTCCGACAACACACGGCTTCCAGCCAACGATATTCATAGATATAAATGAAGTGCTGGAAGAGAAGGTAGCACTTGTAAAAGCCCACGCATCGCAGGTTGAAAGGACAAACATATCAGGGCTCTCAATAGTTGACATAGTCCTTTCATCTGCAAACTTCAGGGGAGTTCAGGGACGAGTAAAAAATGCTGAAGCTTTTGTACCTGTAAGGATGTTCATAAACATAACCGAGTAG
- a CDS encoding glycosyltransferase family 4 protein has product MHILIVSDVNIPSLENNSADFHFSGAERVLFEELQALARRGNQISLIARRKEKESGEKFKLKDIAIRTFYADPASPLDFLYRTISGPRDIFSKIKKDVDIINFHQPFSAFALNIFQAAKKIPKIYTCLSLGHMEYATRQTISNKPLSLSDRAVTIPFIKFIEIFNFLRCDRVRTLSSYTSKLIRDFCKISETKIKIVPGGVDTLRFNPAGDKKEIRKKFSCPENKVIISTLRNMEPRMGLENLLYSMKEILKTHNDTLLVIGGEGPLREKLEKIAIGEGISSNVRFTGFVKEEALADFYRGSDFFILPTKSEEGFGLVTVESLACGTPVIGTPVGATPEILGQLSHDLILESAGSIDMAKGIVKWISIFKNEKAVYDETAKRGRKLVEEKYSWDNTAAELEDLYRELL; this is encoded by the coding sequence ATGCATATCCTTATAGTTTCAGATGTAAACATTCCGTCTTTAGAAAACAATTCCGCGGACTTTCATTTTAGCGGCGCTGAACGGGTCCTCTTCGAAGAGCTACAGGCCCTTGCAAGAAGAGGAAACCAGATATCCCTTATTGCGAGAAGAAAAGAAAAAGAATCCGGAGAAAAATTCAAGCTGAAAGATATTGCAATCCGGACCTTTTATGCAGACCCTGCTTCTCCATTAGATTTCCTTTACAGAACCATTTCAGGACCGCGTGATATCTTTAGCAAAATCAAAAAAGATGTGGACATAATAAACTTCCATCAGCCTTTTTCTGCATTTGCGCTTAACATTTTTCAAGCAGCAAAAAAAATACCAAAAATTTATACATGCCTTTCTTTGGGACATATGGAATATGCGACACGCCAAACCATATCCAATAAACCCCTCTCATTATCAGACAGAGCGGTCACAATTCCTTTTATAAAGTTTATTGAGATATTCAACTTTTTGCGATGTGACAGGGTCAGGACCTTAAGCTCCTATACATCAAAGCTTATAAGAGATTTCTGCAAAATCTCAGAAACTAAAATAAAAATAGTGCCGGGAGGAGTTGACACTTTAAGGTTTAATCCCGCCGGAGATAAAAAAGAGATTAGAAAGAAATTCTCCTGTCCTGAAAACAAAGTAATAATATCAACCCTGAGAAATATGGAACCGCGGATGGGGCTTGAAAACCTCCTTTACTCCATGAAGGAGATATTGAAAACCCACAATGATACCCTCCTTGTAATCGGCGGAGAAGGACCATTAAGGGAAAAGCTTGAAAAAATAGCAATCGGGGAAGGGATCTCCTCAAATGTCAGATTTACAGGGTTTGTAAAAGAAGAAGCGCTTGCCGACTTTTACAGGGGATCTGATTTCTTCATCCTCCCCACAAAATCTGAAGAAGGCTTCGGTCTTGTAACCGTTGAATCACTCGCATGCGGCACCCCCGTCATCGGAACTCCAGTTGGCGCTACACCTGAGATCCTCGGACAGTTAAGCCATGACCTTATTTTAGAATCAGCCGGAAGTATTGATATGGCAAAGGGAATAGTAAAATGGATCTCGATATTTAAAAATGAAAAAGCAGTTTATGATGAAACAGCAAAGCGGGGAAGAAAACTGGTGGAAGAAAAATATAGCTGGGATAACACTGCCGCAGAGCTAGAAGACCTTTATAGAGAGCTTTTATGA
- a CDS encoding PHP domain-containing protein codes for MKKCSKKKNYNRLLKAWQSLYISLGGTEQQVPAEGTAKPLISVVLIILFFFVFPPVGTAEKFQADSLLHLHTVYSSGNGTVEEVVAKARNTGDKILFLTDHDVIRMEYGIPPFRNILKKTVEQKSVNSIGPAKYLSEIKRVNSKYDDMIIIPGVESTAHYFWTGSFFNDTLVSNNWHKHITIIGLDTLEKYTALPVIHNGFSTSYIKELLPGFLPFIAAFILSFVLYLKGEGTLRKIALAFMIISILFAINYHPFKSSMFSQYDSDAELFPYQELIDYAEKSGALSIWAHPESNYEERKIDSINIYTPSHAEDLVRSQDYTGFEALYRDKSKMIESGKEWDTILLQYCNGERKNPVWGVGGIDYHANGDERIDEVETVLLIDTADTLNKNAVLDAIRKGHCYARRNGKENKVILQDFTIGNTESETRYGMGELVKLTGNPELSIKIGEKSGHTFPFNLELIRNGRRIREIKGEAPYSEKFTDEPDKKEKGYYRLIIKTGKGDHIVSNPIFFDYARSTGGN; via the coding sequence ATGAAGAAGTGCTCAAAGAAAAAAAATTACAATAGATTATTAAAGGCTTGGCAGTCCCTCTATATTTCACTAGGGGGCACTGAACAGCAGGTGCCTGCCGAGGGAACAGCCAAGCCTTTAATCAGTGTTGTTCTTATTATCCTGTTTTTTTTCGTATTTCCACCTGTAGGAACAGCAGAGAAGTTTCAGGCTGACAGCCTTCTTCATCTGCACACAGTATATTCATCAGGCAATGGAACAGTTGAAGAAGTAGTTGCAAAAGCAAGAAACACCGGAGACAAGATTCTCTTCCTTACCGACCATGATGTTATAAGAATGGAATACGGTATCCCCCCCTTTAGAAACATACTTAAAAAAACCGTAGAGCAAAAAAGCGTAAACAGCATTGGACCTGCAAAATATCTCTCTGAGATAAAAAGAGTAAATTCAAAGTACGATGACATGATTATCATTCCTGGGGTTGAATCAACAGCTCACTATTTCTGGACCGGAAGTTTTTTTAACGATACCCTTGTCTCAAATAACTGGCATAAACATATAACCATCATTGGACTTGACACACTGGAAAAATATACAGCACTGCCGGTCATACACAACGGTTTCTCAACATCCTACATAAAAGAACTTCTTCCCGGCTTTCTCCCATTCATTGCTGCATTCATACTTTCGTTCGTACTATATTTAAAAGGAGAGGGAACTCTCAGAAAAATTGCATTAGCCTTTATGATTATCTCTATCCTCTTTGCTATAAATTATCATCCTTTCAAAAGCTCCATGTTTTCCCAGTATGACAGTGATGCGGAGCTCTTTCCATATCAGGAGCTTATAGATTATGCAGAGAAAAGCGGCGCTCTATCAATCTGGGCGCATCCGGAGTCAAATTATGAGGAAAGGAAAATTGACTCCATTAACATTTACACTCCGTCGCATGCAGAAGATCTTGTAAGATCTCAGGATTACACAGGATTTGAAGCGCTTTACCGCGACAAATCAAAAATGATAGAATCAGGAAAAGAATGGGACACAATACTGCTTCAGTATTGCAATGGTGAAAGAAAAAATCCGGTCTGGGGGGTGGGGGGAATTGACTACCATGCCAATGGCGATGAAAGGATAGACGAGGTAGAAACCGTATTACTCATTGATACCGCGGACACTCTGAACAAAAACGCAGTCCTTGATGCCATAAGAAAAGGACATTGTTATGCAAGGAGAAATGGAAAGGAGAATAAGGTTATCCTTCAAGATTTCACTATCGGGAATACGGAGAGCGAAACCCGGTACGGGATGGGAGAGCTTGTTAAACTCACCGGCAATCCCGAGCTATCAATAAAAATAGGCGAAAAAAGCGGGCACACTTTCCCGTTTAACCTTGAGCTGATTAGAAACGGCAGACGCATCAGGGAAATCAAAGGAGAGGCGCCATATTCAGAGAAATTTACAGACGAACCCGACAAAAAAGAAAAGGGATATTACAGGCTCATTATTAAAACTGGGAAAGGTGACCATATTGTGTCTAATCCGATTTTTTTTGATTATGCCCGGTCAACCGGAGGTAATTGA